A single Malaclemys terrapin pileata isolate rMalTer1 chromosome 3, rMalTer1.hap1, whole genome shotgun sequence DNA region contains:
- the SLC35F6 gene encoding solute carrier family 35 member F6 encodes MAWTKYQLFLAGLMLLTGSINTLSAKWADNFTAGGCGGSAEHSFQHPFLQAVGMFLGEFSCLAAFYILLCRDRQRAEPSLAPAQPFNPLLFLPPALCDMTGTSIMYVALNMTSASSFQMLRGAVIIFTGLLSVAFLGRKLVPSQWLGILVTMAGLVVVGLADMLGTRDETHKLSEVITGDLLIIMAQVIVAIQMVLEEKFIYKHDVHPLRAVGTEGFFGFVILSLLLIPMYYIPAGNFGGNPRQVLEDTLDAFCQIGRQPLIALALAGNISSIAFFNFAGISVTKEISATTRMVLDSLRTVVIWAVSLAVGWETFHGLEILGFLILLTGAALYNGLHQPLLARLPWRRPPAGALGSEAERENLLGGERAPINGDS; translated from the exons ATGGGCTGACAACTTCACCGCGGGGGGCTGCGGCGGGAGTGCAGAGCACAGCTTCCAGCATCCCTTCCTCCAG GCCGTGGGAATGTTCCTGGGCGAATTCTCCTGCCTGGCTGCCTTCTACATCCTGCTCTGCAGGGACCGGCAGAGAGCagagcccagtctggcccccgcGCAGCCCTTCAACCCGCTGCTTTTCCTGCCCCCGGCGCTGTGTGACATGACTGGGACCAGCATCATGTATGTGG CCCTGAACATGACCAGCGCCTCCAGCTTCCAGATGCTGCGCGGGGCAGTGATCATCTTCACCGGGCTGCTCTCGGTGGCCTTCCTGGGCCGCAAGCTGGTGCCAAGCCAGTGGCTGGGGATCCTGGTCACCATGGCCGGGCTGGTGGTGGTCGGGCTGGCGGACATGCTCGGCACCCGTGACGAGACACACAAGCTGAGCGAGGTCATCACAG GTGATCTGCTCATCATCATGGCCCAGGTGATCGTCGCCATTCAGATGGTGCTGGAGGAGAAGTTCATCTACAAACACGACGTGCATCCGCTGCGGGCCGTCGGCACGGAGG GTTTCTTCGGCTTCGTCATCCTGTCCCTGCTTCTGATCCCCATGTACTACATCCCGGCGGGCAACTTTGGCGGCAACCCGCGGCAGGTGCTGGAGGACACGCTGGATGCCTTCTGCCAGATCGGCCGCCAGCCCCTCATTGCCCTGGCCCTGGCGGGCAACATCAGCAGCATCGCCTTCTTCAACTTCGCCGGCATCAGCGTCACCAAGGAGATCAGCGCCACCACCCGCATGGTGCTGGACAGCCTGCGCACCGTGGTCATCTGGGCCGTCAGCCTGGCTGTGGGCTGGGAGACCTTCCACGGCCTGGAGATCCTGGGGTTTCTCATCCTCCTGACTGGCGCCGCCCTCTACAACggcctgcaccagcccctgctcgCCAGACTGCCctggcgccggcccccggcgggtGCCCTGGGCTCTGAGGCCGAGAGGGAGAatctgctgggaggggagagggcaccCATCAACGGGGACAGCTGA